The following are from one region of the Cottoperca gobio chromosome 13, fCotGob3.1, whole genome shotgun sequence genome:
- the LOC115018093 gene encoding olfactory receptor 2A14-like: MMTNSTYVSYFTLSPYFDTGVFKYLYFLIALTLYVLIICSNVLLLVVICVNRSLHEPMYLFLCSLFVNELFGSTGLFPFLLVQILSDVHTVSTSSCFLQIFCLYSYVNVQLYNLAVMSYDRYLAICCPLQYNSRMTSNKVTVLIVLTWLFPLLNVVVMMSLSISLQLCGNIINKVYCDNFSVVKLACFETTANNVYGLTYVFTVYFSLAILIFYYYMRILKVCFSGCKQTRQKAVSTCTPHLASLLNFSFGCFFEVSQSRFNMSSVPNMLRIVLSLYYLTCQPLFNPLIYGLNLTKIRIICKSLVFGKV; this comes from the coding sequence ATGATGACAAACTCtacatatgtttcatatttcacactAAGTCCCTACTTTGACACCGGGGTTTTTAAATACTTGTATTTCCTGATTGCTCTGACTTTATATGTGTTAATTATTTGCTCCAATGTGTTGCTGCTTGTGGTTATCTGTGTGAACAGAAGCTTACATGAACCTATGTACCTTTTTCTGTGCAGCCTGTTTGTAAATGAACTGTTTGGTAGTACAGGGTTGTTTCCATTCCTTCTGGTTCAGATCCTCTCTGACGTTCACActgtttctacttcttcttgtttcctgcagattttctgtttgtattcatATGTGAATGTACAGCTTTATAACTTAGCCGTCATGTCTTATGACAGATATCTTGCTATCTGTTGTCCTCTGCAATATAACTCACGTATGACGTCTAACAAGGTTACTGTGCTTATTGTTCTGACATGGTTATTCCCTCTTCTTAATGTTGTTGTCATGATGTCTCTGAGCATCTCTTTACAGCTGTGTGGGAACATCATTAACAAAGTGTACTGTGATAACTTCTCTGTTGTTAAACTGGCCTGTTTTGAGACTACAGCCAATAATGTTTATGGACTCACTTATGTGTTCACTGTATATTTTAGTCTTGCAAtacttattttttactattacaTGAGGATCCTTAAAGTGTGTTTCTCTGGTTGTAAGCAGACGAGACAGAAAGCTGTCAGTACCTGCACACCTCACCTCGCTTCTCTGCTCAACTTCTCTTTTGGTTGTTTCTTTGAAGTATCACAGAGCAGGTTTAATATGAGCAGTGTCCCCAATATGTTGCgtattgttttatctttataCTATCTCACTTGCCAACCGCTCTTCAACCCTTTAATATACGGATTGAATTTGACAAAAATCCGTATCATATGTAAAAGTCTTGTCTTTGGTAAAGTGTAA